In Pseudomonadota bacterium, the DNA window TGTCACCAATATGGATGTCTCACCGGCGGGCGGACGTTTCGCCGCCAATCTGTCGCTGACAACGCCGCAATTGACCAAAAACGTCAATATCACCGGCATGGCGCACCGTGTTCTGGACGTGCCGGTCTTGAACCGTCGCTTGCGTAACGGAGATGTGATTGAGGCAAGCGATATCGAATTCATCCGCATGCGCGCGGATAATGTGGCGGAAAGCGCCATTCTGGATCCGGAAAAACTGATAGGTCAAACACCGCGCCGCGTACTGGACGCAATGGAAACGGTTCTGCCGGACAATATCGCAGCACCGCTTGCCGTGAAAAAAGGTGAATATGTGACCCTGTTCCTGACGCAAGGCGGTCTGCATCTGACGGCACGCGGCAAGGCGCTTGAAAACGGTGCGGCAGGTGATGTCGTACGGGTGGTAAATACGGCTTCCAGCCGGATTATCGAAGGCGAGGTTGTCGGCGCGCAAAGTGTCCGCATCGCTGCTGCAATGTAATAAAAAAGAAGACGACTATAAAAATAAAAACAATAAAAATAAGACGATAAAGAGAGAGATTGAGAAGGAGATAAAATATGAACAGGATTTTCGACGGAAAAATTGCCAAAATCGCCGCAGTCAGTTTTCTGGCACTTAGCCTGACGGCTTGCGGCAGTACGCGTGACAGACTCGCCGCCGTCGGGCAGGAGCCGCCGCTCAGCCCGATTGAAAACCCGAAAGAAATGTCCGGCTATCGCCCGGTCAGCTTGCCGATGCCCGAACTGGAAGACGTCGAGAAAAAAGCGAATTCACTCTGGACATCAGGACGTCAGGCATTCTTTAAAGACCAGCGCGCCAATGCGGTCGGCGATATTCTGACGGTGACGATTGATATCAAGGATAAAGCCAATCTGGAAAACACGACCAGCCGTACCCGCAATAATGCGGAAAATGTCGGCTTGCCGAATGTGCTGGGGCTTGAAACCCAGCTGACGGATAAATTCCTGCCCGAAGCCTTTGATCCTGCCGCCGCAATCGGTGCGACCAGTGACAGCAATTCGACAGGGCAGGGCACGATCGAACGCGATGAGGAAATCCAGACAAAAATGGCGGCAATGATTACCGAGGTCCTGCCAAACGGCAATTTCGTGATCTACGGGCGTCAGGAAACACGCGTTAATTTCGAAGTGCGCGAGCTGAAAATCGCGGGCGTTATCCGCCCCGAAGACATCTCGACGCAAAATTCCATCAGCTATGATCAAATCGCCGAGGCGCGTATTTCCTACGGCGGCCGGGGACAAATCACGGATGTTCAGCAGCCTCGCTATGGCCAGCAGGTGTTCGACATTCTGTTCCCGTTCTAAAAACCAGGTAACCCTGCCGGAGAATCCGGTTCTCTCGGAGCAGAAGCTCCTCCCTCCTTTGAAGACCACACGGAATTATTCAAGTTTACTACTCACCTCTCATCTCTCTTGGGGAGACTATTATCCCCAAAACTTATACGGTCGGTTTTCGCTTTTGCGGCAACCGGCCGCTTTTTTTCTTACTCTTGGCATAGGCGGCGCACGGCTTTATACTGTTTTGTACATAGAAAACATAAAGGGAAGGACGGGCAGGGATGAGTGCTGTCAAACAGGTTGAAACACCGGAACCGCTGAAACAAAAACTGGATGCGCTGGGCATTGCGGCAAAAACCGTAGAACATGCACCGCTGTTTACGGTGGAGGATGGCGCGGATATCCGTCATCACTTCCGCGGCGGCCACACAAAGAACCTGTTTTTGAAAGATAAAAAAGGCCAGCTTTGGCTGGTGGTGGCGGAACACGGCACAAAAGTGGATATGAACTGGCTGCAGAAACGCCTTCCCTCGGGGCGGCTGTCATTCGGCAAACCGGATCTGATGCTGGAGGTGCTGGGCGTGACGCCGGGGTCGGTGACGCCGTTTTCACTTATGAATGATACGGATTGCCGTGTGATTGCGGTTCTGGATAAAAAACTGCTGGATGATTTCGAGGTGCTGAATTTTCACCCGCTCAGCAATGACAAAACCACGGAAATCACGCCGCAGGATTTGCTGAAATTCATTGACTCCTGCGGCCATAAAACTGTTATTGTAGATTTTCTCAAAGGATAAGACGGAAGGCGATAAAGATGGATGATAATGTGCATTTATTCCCGATGACGACAGGCGATGATGCCGCTGCCGCAGGCGCGATTATTGATGTCGACACGATGGATTTTGAAAAAAACGTGCTGGAAGCCTCCTTAAAAAAACCGGTCATTGTTGATTTCTGGGCGCCGTGGTGCGGCCCGTGCAAACAGCTGATGCCGGTGCTGGAAAAGGCGGTTGCCGCAGCGGGCGGCACGGTCATTCTGGCAAAGGTCAATATCGATAATAATCAGGCATTGGCACAGGCGATGCAGGTGCAATCCGTACCGACGGTTCTGGCCTTTTTTCAGGGGCAGCCGGTGGACGGATTCATGGGGGCGAAACCGGAAAGCGAAGTGAAGGCGCTGGTTGACCGTCTGGTGAAACTGGGGGGCGAGGAAGTGCCGCAAAAACAGGCCGCCGTTTCCGCCGAACATATCCAAAGCTTTCTTGATAAGGCGGCGGAACTGTTATCGGTAGGCGACACGCAGGGGGCGCAGACGCTTTATGTCCGTATCCTGCAGGCCGATCCGGAAAACGATCATGCCGTGGCAGGACTGCTGCGCACGCATATTGCCGCAGGAGAAATGGATGAAGCCAAACGGATATTGAGCGGCTTTCAGGAAGAACTGACCAAAATGCCGCCGCCGGTGAAAGCGGTTGAGGATTTTATCGCGCTGATTGATGAAGCTCCTGCAAAGGGGAGTGACGCGCTGGGCAAAGCCAGCGGCCATGAGGAGCTTTTTGATTTGGCGATGGCCTTTTTCAAAGAAGGGCGTTATGAGGATTGCGTCACGACTTTGCTGGAGAGCATCCGTCAAAATAAAGAATGGGAAGACGGCAAAGCGCGCAAACAGCTGCTCCGTATTTTCGAAGCGCTGGGCAATGACCATGAGGTCACAATGGATGGGCGGCGCAAATTATCATCACTGCTGTTTTCGTGAGGCGGCGTCATGGCGAAGAAAACAATCAAGCCTGACGGAAAATTGCTGGAACTTCTGGTGTGCCCCGTGACCAAGATGCCGCTGGAATATGATGCGGAAAAACAGGAGCTGATCAGCAAATCCGCAGGGCTGGCTTTTCCCGTTGTGGAGGGGGTTCCGGTGATGCTGCCGGATGAAGCGCGGCGATTGTGACAGCCTATGCTATTGTGCTAAAATCAACTCGCATCAACTTGTGAACGGTTTATATCTCCCGTGTTATTTTTAAAAAAACGTGCCCCGAAACCTCCTCCTGACAGCAAACCGGTTCTGGACTGGCTGCCGCAAAACCTTGCTGCCTCGCTTGCTGAGGCGGGGTTTGATGCCGAACAGGCTTTGGCCGTGAAACACAGCACGCGCGCACGGCGTTTATCTCTGCGCACCAATGTCAAAGCGCGGCAGATTGTGCTGACCTTTCCGGCTGCGGCAACATGGCGGCAGGCACAGGAATTTGTCGCAGATCAGCAAAGATGGATTTTGTCGCAGATTCGTCAGATCAGCGCGGCGGCAGTGATATTGCAGGATGGTGAGACATTCCCTTTTCTGGGAGAGCCGCATCTGATTTCCGCCACCGGAAAATTGCGCGGCGCGGCGGAACGGCGCGACGGTATTCTTTATATGGCCGGGGCGCCCGAACATATTCCCCGCCGCGTACGCGATTATCTGACGGCGCAGGCGCGGGAGGAAATTTCATGGCGGGCGCGGGAAAAGGCCGAAAGCATCGGGCGTAAAATCTCCCGTATCCGTATCGGTGACCCGCATAGCCGCTGGGGCAGCTGTTCTTCGCAAGGCGTGTTGTCTTTTTCCTGGCGGCTGGTGATGGCACCGGAAGAAATGCTGGATTACGTTGTCGCGCATGAAGTTGCCCATCTGCGGCATATGGATCACAGCCGCGCATTCTGGACGCTTTGTCAAAGCCTGACCGAGACAAATGTTTCAAAATCCCGAAAATGGTTTAAAGTGGAGGGTGCAAAACTTTTTTCGTATCACGGGGGAGCGATATGAGCGACGATTTTCAAAACGGTAATAACGCAGGCGGCACGGAAGAATCTGTCGGGCGGGAACGGCAGCAGGTGCAGAGCTCCTCTGCAACGCCGCAATCACAGCAGCATAAACCCGCGCCGCAAGCTGTAGAAGAAAACCCGAAACTCAGGGCTTTGAAACGCACGGCAAAGGCGGAAATTTATCTCAGCACATTGAAAGAAGGCCGCCTGCTATGGGCGATGCTGGATATGGCGGTTGTCTGGCTGATTATCACAATGTTCCAGATGGGATGGGATAAGGATATTTCACTGTTTTCGGGGGTCGGCATTATTTATGTCTCTGCGGGGCTAACCTTTTTTATCGAGATTTTCGGCGTGTTGAATTATATGACGCGTGAGGCGATTTTCAAAAGCATGGTCGATAAGGCTGTGCGGCGGGGGCAAAATTATAAAATCCCGAAAAAGACACTGCTGACGGTGCGCTGGGGCAGCAATGCTTTTTGGTTTATCGTGCATTTCATTCTGTCTTTTTACACGCTGGAGGTAACAAAAAATGTTGCCTCGGCCATGTTCTGATTGCGCTTTGATGCCGACAAAGAAAAACCGCGCGATCAAACGGACATCGGATGACGAAATTCTTCTGCATAGTTTAAGGCAGGTCAATCTGATGCTGGCCTTGTCTGATACAAGCTGGAGCTGGTTTGCGATGACTGTCGGGCTGTTCTGGTATTATGATGATCTGGTCTTTCTCAGCAGCGCAGGGCTGACCTTTACCGCCTGCGGTCTTCTGATGTTTGTCGAAGTGTTCGGCGTGTTGAACTATCTGACGCGCAAAATGTTCTTCGGACGGATGTTGCGCCGGATCAAGCGTAACAAAACAGCGGCAAAAAATATTGTCGGCGAAATGCGGCGCTTTGGCTGGATGGTGGATATGTTCTGGCTGCCGCTGCTGTTCCTGTGCTGCTTTTTCACGGCGGATTTTCTAAAAACGACAATGTGATAGCGCGCACCGCTTGACATAGTAAAAATGCTTTGCTATTTTCGCCGCCTTATTCTTTTAAGCGCTGGAAAGGCATCACATCATGGATATGAAATATCAGGCGGAACAGGCACGGCACACGGCATCGAAAAAACTGTTGAAGACCGATATGTGGGATGTCTGGCTGACCGGTGCGCTGCTCGGGCTGGCCATTGGCACGGGCGGCGGCGCTTTGCTGGATACGAATGCCGATGAACAACTCACACCGCAAAGCACGGAAATTGTTGCCAATTATCAGCAGGATTTCAATCTGCTGGCGATGGATTACAAAGCTGCGGAAAATAATGCCGAAAAAGGCGTGGTGCTGGATCAAACAGCTGACAAAATCGGTCAAATTCTGATGGATGAAAGCATTTCCGAAAGCAATGTCGAAACACTCTTTGACGGTTTAAGCGAACATATGCTGCCGCCGCAGGAACTGGTGGATTACAAAATCGGCAATATCGGCGATCTGCGCGAATGCCGCGCGGAAATCGGTGCAGAGGCTACCGCGCCGCAAGTGGCAGCCTGCACGGTCGAGGCGGCGCAGGATGAAAATATGGTGCGCGGTTTCGGCTCTGACATCATGTTTTTTGCGCTGCTGCTGGCATTGGCGGGCGGTACCATAAAAATGACAGGGCGGAAAAAACTGCGCGAATGGTCGGAAGCCGCACCGAAACGCTTCAAACATTAAGCGCGATTTCGTTTGACATAATTCGTAAATATGAGTAGACTATCATCAGTTTTTAATTTCTGAAAAAAGAACCCCGCACGGGGGCGGAGCGAAGTAATGGACGGTCGTGACCTGTCACATGAATTTTCAAAAGCGCGGCATGGTATTGCAAAAAAGCTGACCAAAAAGCCGAAACGCAAAATGAGTGATGTTTACTGGGCGATGTTCGCACTGACGCTGGTGGCTGACCCCGTTCACATATTTTGTGACCGCAGTATGGATGATCAAACAACGGCGCAAACCGTTGAGGTGCAACAACAGTTTCAGCAGCAGTTATCGGTCTTGACAGCGGAAAGCGCTGCGGAAGAGAAATATGATTTTGTTGCCAATCTGCTGCTGGCGGAAGATTTATCGGAAGAGCAGGCGGGTGATTTCCTGAAAAGCTTTAAGAAAACGGTGGGCGATCCGGAAACTGCACTGGGTTATAGAATCGGTGATATCGGCGACCTGCGTGAAAGTCGTGCGGAAAATCCCGGTAATGTGCGGGCAATTGCCAAGGCAACGGTTGATGCGGAAAGACCGGAGAATATCGCACATGTCGCAGATTTTGCCCTGACGATGGTGTTTCTGCTTTGGCTGATGGGACGCGGCACCAATTATCTGCTGCGCCGCAGCGACACCCTAAAAGACTGGGCCAAAGAAAAACCCCGCAACCCGAAATTTAAACACTGATTTTTCAGATTTTACGCAGTTTTCTCTTTCGCGGCCTTATCGTCCAGCCCGCCGAGTTTTTGGGCCAGCGCGGCTTCTAAAAACATATCAATATCACCGTCCAGCACGGCGGCGCTATTACCGGTTTCCACACCGGTACGCAAATCCTTGACCATCTGATAG includes these proteins:
- the trxA gene encoding thioredoxin produces the protein MDDNVHLFPMTTGDDAAAAGAIIDVDTMDFEKNVLEASLKKPVIVDFWAPWCGPCKQLMPVLEKAVAAAGGTVILAKVNIDNNQALAQAMQVQSVPTVLAFFQGQPVDGFMGAKPESEVKALVDRLVKLGGEEVPQKQAAVSAEHIQSFLDKAAELLSVGDTQGAQTLYVRILQADPENDHAVAGLLRTHIAAGEMDEAKRILSGFQEELTKMPPPVKAVEDFIALIDEAPAKGSDALGKASGHEELFDLAMAFFKEGRYEDCVTTLLESIRQNKEWEDGKARKQLLRIFEALGNDHEVTMDGRRKLSSLLFS
- a CDS encoding flagellar basal body L-ring protein FlgH, whose translation is MNRIFDGKIAKIAAVSFLALSLTACGSTRDRLAAVGQEPPLSPIENPKEMSGYRPVSLPMPELEDVEKKANSLWTSGRQAFFKDQRANAVGDILTVTIDIKDKANLENTTSRTRNNAENVGLPNVLGLETQLTDKFLPEAFDPAAAIGATSDSNSTGQGTIERDEEIQTKMAAMITEVLPNGNFVIYGRQETRVNFEVRELKIAGVIRPEDISTQNSISYDQIAEARISYGGRGQITDVQQPRYGQQVFDILFPF
- a CDS encoding prolyl-tRNA synthetase associated domain-containing protein, which gives rise to MSAVKQVETPEPLKQKLDALGIAAKTVEHAPLFTVEDGADIRHHFRGGHTKNLFLKDKKGQLWLVVAEHGTKVDMNWLQKRLPSGRLSFGKPDLMLEVLGVTPGSVTPFSLMNDTDCRVIAVLDKKLLDDFEVLNFHPLSNDKTTEITPQDLLKFIDSCGHKTVIVDFLKG
- a CDS encoding Trm112 family protein; amino-acid sequence: MAKKTIKPDGKLLELLVCPVTKMPLEYDAEKQELISKSAGLAFPVVEGVPVMLPDEARRL
- a CDS encoding M48 family metallopeptidase, which translates into the protein MLFLKKRAPKPPPDSKPVLDWLPQNLAASLAEAGFDAEQALAVKHSTRARRLSLRTNVKARQIVLTFPAAATWRQAQEFVADQQRWILSQIRQISAAAVILQDGETFPFLGEPHLISATGKLRGAAERRDGILYMAGAPEHIPRRVRDYLTAQAREEISWRAREKAESIGRKISRIRIGDPHSRWGSCSSQGVLSFSWRLVMAPEEMLDYVVAHEVAHLRHMDHSRAFWTLCQSLTETNVSKSRKWFKVEGAKLFSYHGGAI
- the flgA gene encoding flagellar basal body P-ring formation protein FlgA — protein: MKTKNNKVKKKLWLTAATLSCAVMLFGATAKADVALPPQNEVRLAGDVLTLGDVFQDVKNNAGHVLAPAPAPGKTIILTAADLQRIADAFHISWQPDSSYTRLIVRRDAAPVSPAKISEALKKKLASIVGGSSYEIDLDKRFGEIYINGTTAPEISVTNMDVSPAGGRFAANLSLTTPQLTKNVNITGMAHRVLDVPVLNRRLRNGDVIEASDIEFIRMRADNVAESAILDPEKLIGQTPRRVLDAMETVLPDNIAAPLAVKKGEYVTLFLTQGGLHLTARGKALENGAAGDVVRVVNTASSRIIEGEVVGAQSVRIAAAM